The Triticum dicoccoides isolate Atlit2015 ecotype Zavitan chromosome 6A, WEW_v2.0, whole genome shotgun sequence genome has a window encoding:
- the LOC119315342 gene encoding uncharacterized protein LOC119315342, whose amino-acid sequence MARGGGMQAQARHRGRRPGDVRGAGPLATDEEEERSDTVRRWWLRRLDHGRRRRRQSRVELGLRGFYAAGHQGSIYIWRAAGIDRTFPSILRASRPLDRSRATFPDDLTTRRASLADGEQRIRRVSSFLSDHHLNFSIAIVLLLLVSLVQSLGLSVLCCVLCFAEMASHVAATLPPLLPTPARCHLLTPPPAVYTARVELDTKKQQPGRASMSRSWIRDKIDLPGRASRSSSWATDKTLRRAKSLNGGVERLGRVETPRENWKRPASRAPSVDRCDKKPRPPTEMVAASEESISAGPAPPAGRFEKKATPMTEMVADSVVTSFPGPAPSIDLSEKKAEPTTEMVADSEAATLFAGPAASVDRSEKKPMPPAVVEASPFAGLAPLMYRPDKKPKALAKMEVDSEASLFAGPTFMMSPDPSELPMPTFIMSADPSELPMPTFLHKHKVAKVLARLVAPMLIDQQD is encoded by the coding sequence ATGGCACGCGGCGGCGGGATGCAGGCACAGGCGCGCCACCGCGGGAGACGCCCTGGAGATGTTCGAGGTGCGGGGCCCCTGGCCACCGACGAAGAGGAGGAGAGATCGGATACGGTGCGTCGCTGGTGGCTCCGGCGGTTGGaccacgggcggcggcggcggcggcagtcaCGAGTCGAACTCGGATTGCGTGGTTTCTACGCGGCGGGGCATCAGGGGTCGATCTATATCTGGCGGGCTGCGGGGATAGATCGCACTTTTCCTTCGATCCTGCGAGCAAGCCGTCCCCTCGATAGATCACGCGCGACGTTCCCTGACGACCTAACAACCCGGCGAGCTTCTCTCGCCGACGGCGAGCAAAGAATCCGGCGAGTTTCCTCTTTCTTATCCGATCATCATTTGAATTTCAGCATCGCAATTGTTCTATTACTACTTGTTTCGCTTGTGCAATCACTTGGTCTCTCTGTTCTTTGCTGTGTCCTGTGTTTCGCAGAGATGGCTAGTCATGTCGCTGCGACCCTGCCGCCGCTGCTTCCTACCCCGGCGCGCTGCCACCTCCTGACGCCTCCTCCGGCAGTGTACACGGCTCGTGTGGAGCTGGACACCAAGAAGCAGCAGCCTGGACGTGCCTCGATGAGCCGAAGCTGGATCAGAGACAAGATCGACCTTCCCGGACGTGCTTCCCGGAGCTCCAGCTGGGCCACTGACAAGACGCTCCGCCGTGCCAAGAGTTTGAACGGCGGCGTCGAGCGCCTCGGCCGCGTGGAGACGCCGAGAGAGAACTGGAAGAGGCCGGCGAGCCGCGCGCCATCCGTCGACCGGTGCGACAAGAAGCCGAGGCCTCCGACTGAGATGGTGGCAGCCTCGGAGGAATCAATCTCCGCCGGCCCCGCCCCGCCGGCCGGCCGGTTCGAGAAGAAGGCGACGCCTATGACTGAGATGGTCGCAGACTCGGTGGTGACGTCCTTCCCTGGCCCTGCTCCGTCGATCGACCTCTCGGAGAAGAAGGCAGAGCCTACGACTGAGATGGTGGCAGACTCGGAGGCGGCGACACTCTTCGCTGGTCCTGCGGCGTCGGTTGACCGGTCGGAGAAGAAGCCAATGCCGCCGGCCGTGGTGGAGGCATCACCCTTCGCTGGCCTCGCTCCGTTGATGTACCGGCCCGACAAGAAGCCGAAGGCTCTGGCTaagatggaggtggactcggaggcATCCTTGTTCGCTGGCCCGACATTCATGATGTCGCCGGACCCGAGCGAGCTGCCCATGCCGACCTTCATCATGTCGGCGGATCCGAGCGAGCTGCCCATGCCAACCTTCCTCCATAAGCACAAGGTCGCTAAAGTGTTAGCTAGACTAGTCGCTCCGATGCTCATTGATCAGCAAGATTGA